A region from the Serinibacter arcticus genome encodes:
- a CDS encoding uroporphyrinogen-III synthase, with the protein MNSHIDQVLTGCVVLITAERRATELAAALVRRGAQTRHAPALSMLPHADDQLLLERTREVIANPPDVVLATTGIGFRAWIEAADTAGLAEDLVRAIGGARLIARGPKARGAIQAAGLTADWVAESETSEEVAELLLDEGVEGLDIVIQHHGAGADGLDEQFRDAGAQVHNIVVYRWGPPKDPALVLESVRAVADGEIDAVTFTSAPAAAAWLGVARDAQILEAVIDRDDVLWAAVGPITAAPLRDAGIEPLIPDRGRLGSFVRALTTHFASQPGVATSAGALHLRRGGAVLDGRDLALTPSGLAVLRLLTDNIGSVVSREAVLGALPGGSTDPHAAEVAIARLRDAVGRQVIRTVVKRGYRLETQEDA; encoded by the coding sequence GTGAACAGCCACATCGACCAGGTCCTGACCGGGTGCGTCGTGCTGATCACGGCCGAACGGCGGGCCACCGAGCTCGCCGCGGCCCTGGTCCGGCGCGGCGCCCAGACGCGCCACGCCCCCGCGCTCAGCATGCTCCCGCACGCGGACGACCAGCTCCTGCTGGAACGCACGCGCGAGGTGATCGCGAACCCGCCCGACGTCGTGCTGGCCACCACCGGTATCGGCTTCCGCGCCTGGATCGAGGCCGCCGACACCGCCGGGCTGGCCGAGGACCTCGTGCGGGCGATCGGCGGGGCCCGGCTCATCGCGCGCGGCCCGAAGGCCCGCGGCGCCATCCAGGCGGCCGGGCTCACCGCCGACTGGGTCGCCGAGTCCGAGACGTCGGAGGAGGTGGCCGAGCTGCTCCTGGACGAGGGCGTCGAGGGGCTCGACATCGTCATCCAGCACCACGGCGCCGGGGCCGACGGCCTGGACGAGCAGTTCCGCGACGCCGGCGCCCAGGTCCACAACATCGTGGTCTACCGGTGGGGGCCGCCGAAGGATCCGGCGCTGGTGCTGGAGTCGGTGCGCGCCGTCGCGGACGGTGAGATCGACGCCGTCACCTTCACCTCCGCCCCCGCGGCCGCCGCGTGGCTCGGCGTCGCGCGCGACGCGCAGATCCTGGAGGCGGTGATCGATCGCGACGACGTGCTGTGGGCCGCCGTCGGACCCATCACGGCCGCGCCGCTGCGGGACGCCGGCATCGAGCCGCTCATCCCCGACCGCGGCCGGCTCGGCTCCTTCGTGCGCGCCCTCACCACACACTTCGCCTCGCAGCCCGGCGTCGCCACGTCGGCCGGCGCGCTCCACCTGCGGCGCGGCGGCGCGGTGCTCGACGGCCGCGACCTCGCGCTCACGCCGTCGGGGCTCGCGGTGCTGCGGCTGCTGACCGACAACATCGGGTCCGTCGTCAGCCGCGAGGCCGTGCTCGGCGCGCTGCCCGGCGGGTCGACCGACCCCCACGCCGCCGAGGTGGCGATCGCGCGGCTGCGCGACGCCGTCGGACGCCAGGTGATCCGGACCGTCGTGAAGCGCGGCTACCGGCTCGAGACGCAGGAGGACGCATGA
- a CDS encoding gamma-glutamylcyclotransferase family protein has product MARFSTPRPGVGRRRWAAPALALLLTIVGLAPATAGPADGSTAEGPAAAPSPGPGSPGDPVGQVPRPGAPEPVDPVEPVATVEPAEPTEPAEPVQSAEPNDPVQPAEPTAPPAEPVPPARLAAEEVRYLTSPWAPVIYRATPAASAPISYADWAAAGFPAPESALVGIVRLPWSASVYGVLSFAFDRTLPGTEAVHLSGAQWGGLAPADRAQLRLTAHVTGSRYVSWETAPGELSVIPPDGVEHRLTFAEWRAAGTPPASVRPGGFVTTPWSGTIWQVGSLGQGTSGTALTRARWDALANPTPQQRVTVPGASYFAWESNPAQRYVRLPDGVEHRFSLAEWNRAGNPGQSIRAGGFLRVPWSSSIWFFPNLASAQGGRALTGADWASYDSPEPRTVGNVPGGRFTQLWGESAVVHSALGRESHVPAWGWAAAGPQSLDVVCPVFVYGTLRPGEPAWGRLSGVATSAPETRIAGSSLYVQPGRAFPYLVPGGAGVTGNLVHVRSGACGSTIPQLDAYEKFVTGAPIHGQAYYRDVATIDGVRAFVYVAGPAKAAALRGGAGVLIPSGDWKRR; this is encoded by the coding sequence ATGGCCAGGTTCTCGACGCCGAGACCGGGGGTGGGGCGACGACGGTGGGCCGCTCCGGCGCTCGCGCTGCTCCTGACGATCGTGGGGCTGGCACCGGCGACGGCCGGACCCGCGGACGGGTCGACGGCGGAGGGCCCCGCTGCGGCGCCGTCCCCCGGCCCCGGGTCGCCGGGTGATCCCGTCGGCCAGGTCCCGAGGCCCGGGGCCCCCGAGCCGGTGGACCCGGTCGAGCCGGTGGCCACTGTCGAGCCCGCCGAGCCCACCGAGCCCGCCGAGCCCGTGCAGTCGGCCGAGCCCAACGACCCCGTGCAGCCGGCTGAACCCACCGCACCTCCCGCCGAACCCGTGCCGCCCGCCCGTCTCGCCGCCGAGGAGGTCCGCTACCTCACGTCTCCGTGGGCCCCGGTGATCTACCGGGCGACCCCCGCGGCGTCGGCGCCGATCAGCTACGCCGACTGGGCGGCGGCGGGTTTCCCGGCGCCGGAGAGCGCGCTCGTCGGGATCGTCCGGCTCCCGTGGTCCGCATCGGTGTACGGCGTCCTGTCCTTCGCCTTCGACCGCACGCTGCCCGGTACCGAGGCGGTGCACCTCTCGGGCGCCCAGTGGGGCGGGCTCGCTCCCGCCGACCGGGCCCAGCTGCGGCTCACGGCTCACGTCACCGGTTCGCGCTACGTCTCCTGGGAGACCGCACCCGGGGAGCTGTCGGTGATCCCACCGGACGGCGTCGAACATCGCCTCACATTCGCTGAGTGGCGCGCCGCCGGCACGCCGCCGGCGTCGGTCAGGCCGGGAGGATTCGTCACGACGCCGTGGTCCGGGACCATCTGGCAGGTGGGGAGCCTCGGCCAGGGGACGTCAGGGACCGCGCTCACCCGCGCCCGCTGGGACGCCCTGGCGAACCCCACGCCGCAGCAGCGCGTCACGGTGCCGGGGGCGTCGTACTTCGCGTGGGAGTCGAACCCCGCCCAGCGCTACGTCCGGCTGCCCGACGGCGTCGAGCACCGCTTCTCCCTGGCCGAGTGGAACCGTGCCGGCAACCCCGGCCAGAGCATCCGGGCGGGCGGCTTCCTCCGGGTTCCCTGGTCCAGCTCGATCTGGTTCTTCCCGAACCTCGCGTCCGCCCAGGGTGGCCGGGCGCTGACCGGTGCGGACTGGGCCTCCTACGACAGTCCCGAGCCGCGGACGGTCGGGAACGTGCCCGGTGGGCGGTTCACCCAGCTCTGGGGCGAGAGCGCCGTCGTGCACTCCGCGCTCGGGCGCGAGTCGCACGTGCCGGCGTGGGGCTGGGCGGCCGCGGGGCCGCAGTCCCTCGACGTCGTCTGTCCCGTGTTCGTCTACGGCACGCTGCGCCCGGGCGAGCCGGCGTGGGGACGGTTGTCCGGCGTCGCGACGTCGGCCCCGGAGACGCGGATCGCGGGGTCGAGCCTGTACGTCCAACCGGGACGGGCCTTCCCGTACCTGGTCCCCGGTGGTGCCGGCGTGACCGGGAACCTCGTGCACGTGCGCTCGGGCGCCTGCGGGTCGACGATCCCGCAGCTCGACGCCTACGAGAAGTTCGTCACGGGGGCGCCGATCCACGGGCAGGCGTACTACCGGGACGTCGCGACGATCGACGGCGTCAGGGCCTTCGTCTACGTGGCGGGGCCCGCCAAGGCCGCGGCCCTGCGCGGCGGGGCCGGCGTGCTCATCCCGAGCGGCGACTGGAAGCGGCGCTGA
- a CDS encoding sirohydrochlorin chelatase codes for MTENGTAHHTAQADAAPVLIGCSHGTASLTGRAAIRALLDQVRAARPGLEVREAFVDVQEPRLDTVVAGVEGPAVIVPVLLSTGFHVKEDIQGATVRDDVVAAPPLGPHTTLVRLLADRLAPYDLQPQDQVVLAAAGSSDPEAAEAVAAVTRDLAQLLGRGVIASYGAGAHPRVPDAVAQTQVPDGGRVVVASYLLAPGYFLDVVLRSGADVVTEALAPDPALAALVLERYDAAAATLPARVLAGSRG; via the coding sequence ATGACCGAGAACGGCACCGCCCACCACACCGCGCAGGCGGACGCCGCCCCCGTGCTGATCGGCTGCTCGCACGGCACCGCCAGCCTCACCGGGCGCGCCGCGATCCGCGCGCTGCTCGACCAGGTGCGCGCGGCCCGGCCGGGGCTCGAGGTCCGCGAGGCGTTCGTCGACGTCCAGGAGCCGCGCCTGGACACGGTCGTCGCCGGGGTCGAGGGACCCGCCGTGATCGTGCCGGTCCTGCTGTCGACCGGGTTCCACGTCAAGGAGGACATCCAGGGCGCGACGGTGCGCGACGACGTCGTGGCCGCGCCGCCGCTCGGACCGCACACGACCCTCGTCCGGCTGCTCGCCGACCGCCTCGCGCCGTACGACCTGCAGCCGCAGGACCAGGTCGTGCTGGCCGCTGCCGGATCGAGCGACCCGGAGGCCGCCGAGGCCGTGGCCGCGGTGACGCGCGACCTCGCGCAGCTGCTGGGCCGCGGCGTGATCGCCTCCTACGGCGCGGGCGCGCACCCGCGGGTGCCTGACGCCGTCGCGCAGACCCAGGTGCCCGACGGCGGACGCGTCGTCGTCGCCTCCTACCTCCTCGCGCCCGGCTACTTCCTCGACGTGGTGCTGCGGTCCGGCGCCGACGTCGTGACCGAGGCGCTGGCGCCCGACCCGGCGCTCGCCGCGCTCGTGCTCGAGCGCTACGACGCGGCGGCCGCGACGCTGCCGGCGCGGGTGCTGGCAGGGTCGCGGGGGTGA
- a CDS encoding nitrite reductase (NAD(P)H) small subunit produces MIGTAGSAVADATTAVEHRAICALTDLTPERGAAALLDETINGEPHRTQIALVRVVGDTVFAVQQRDPVTGANVMARGLVGSRLVDGVEVPTLASPLHKQVYDLRTGECLDAAGKEPLPGEGGLRTWPVRVVDGVVEVGTPSVAPAAVATEGSAS; encoded by the coding sequence GTGATCGGGACCGCCGGCTCCGCCGTCGCGGACGCCACCACCGCCGTCGAGCACCGCGCCATCTGCGCGCTGACCGACCTCACCCCCGAGCGCGGCGCGGCCGCGCTGCTGGACGAGACGATCAACGGCGAGCCGCACCGCACCCAGATCGCTCTCGTCCGCGTCGTGGGGGACACGGTGTTCGCCGTCCAGCAGCGCGACCCCGTGACCGGGGCGAACGTCATGGCCCGCGGGCTCGTCGGCTCGCGCCTGGTCGACGGCGTCGAGGTGCCCACGCTGGCCTCGCCGCTGCACAAGCAGGTGTACGACCTGCGGACCGGGGAGTGCCTCGACGCCGCCGGCAAGGAACCGCTGCCGGGCGAGGGCGGGCTGCGCACCTGGCCGGTCCGGGTCGTCGACGGCGTGGTCGAGGTCGGGACCCCGAGCGTCGCACCGGCCGCGGTCGCCACCGAGGGGAGCGCGTCGTGA
- the nirB gene encoding nitrite reductase large subunit NirB, producing MPQTSEPRHLVVVGGGMTAHRLVEALRSRDTAGSWRITVFADEPRRPYDRVALTSYFSRRDPEELSLGDDALWADELVTLHTGTPVTEIDTDARTVTDDLGRVTRYDELVLATGSSAAVPPIPGADLPGVFVYRTIDDVAALRGWVAEREEAGRGTSYDRPVRGAVIGGGLLGLEAAGALRALGAQATVIQFGSHLMNAQIDLGGGEALKRLINGMEVGVRVDTATEKMVASRRTGSVGRLDFTDGTRLDVDVVVLATGIRPRDEVARAAGLEIGPRGGVVVDDTCATDVAHVWAIGEVASIRGACVGLVAPGYAMAEIVADRLLGGEATYPGADTATKLKLSGVDVASFGDAFGTTERSMEIVWADPVAGVYKKLVMSDDARTLLGGVFVGDASAYASLRPMVGAELPGDPSAYLLPEGTGGAPDLELPESATVCSCNNVSAGEVRAAVTEHACTDIGAVKACTKAGTSCGSCLPLVKKLVGTELARLGITVSTALCEHFALSRAQLYDAVRLAGTRTFSEIVERFGRTGSRGCDICRPVVASILATTAPAHVLEGERASLQDTNDHVMANIQKDGSYSVVPRMAGGEVTPEGLIAIGEVARDYGLYTKITGGQRVDMFGARIDQLPEIWARLIDAGFESGHAYGKSLRTVKSCVGSTWCRFGVQDSVALAVLLELRYRGLRSPHKIKLGVSGCARECAEARGKDVGVIATDNGWNVYVGGNGGFTPRHAQLLAEDLDTDTLIRVIDRFLLYYVRTADRLQRTAPWIEDLEGGLDTVRAVVLEDSLGIAADLDAEMDAHVAEYVDEWRATLEDPEKLRKFAPFVNAPGVSDPDLQYVPVRGQMRPATAAERREGAVLVAPATLEVRS from the coding sequence ATGCCCCAGACGTCCGAACCCCGCCACCTCGTGGTGGTCGGCGGCGGCATGACGGCCCACCGGCTGGTGGAGGCGCTGCGCTCCCGCGACACCGCCGGCAGCTGGCGGATCACCGTGTTCGCCGACGAGCCGCGCCGCCCCTACGACCGCGTCGCGCTCACGTCGTACTTCTCCAGGCGCGACCCGGAGGAGCTCTCCCTCGGCGACGACGCGCTGTGGGCCGACGAGCTCGTCACGCTGCACACCGGCACCCCGGTGACGGAGATCGACACCGACGCGCGCACGGTCACGGACGACCTCGGCCGCGTCACGCGCTACGACGAGCTCGTGCTCGCGACCGGCTCCTCGGCCGCCGTCCCGCCGATCCCCGGCGCCGACCTCCCCGGCGTCTTCGTCTACCGCACGATCGACGACGTCGCCGCGCTGCGCGGCTGGGTCGCCGAGCGCGAGGAGGCGGGCCGCGGGACGTCCTACGACCGCCCCGTGCGCGGCGCCGTCATCGGCGGCGGGCTGCTCGGGCTCGAGGCCGCCGGCGCGCTGCGGGCCCTGGGCGCGCAGGCCACCGTGATCCAGTTCGGCTCCCACCTCATGAACGCCCAGATCGACCTCGGCGGCGGCGAGGCTCTCAAGCGCCTCATCAACGGCATGGAGGTCGGCGTCCGTGTCGACACCGCGACGGAGAAGATGGTCGCCTCGCGGCGCACCGGCAGCGTCGGGCGGCTCGACTTCACGGACGGCACGCGGCTCGACGTCGACGTCGTCGTCCTGGCCACCGGCATCCGCCCGCGCGACGAGGTCGCCCGGGCCGCCGGCCTGGAGATCGGGCCGCGCGGCGGCGTCGTCGTCGACGACACGTGCGCCACCGACGTCGCGCACGTCTGGGCGATCGGCGAGGTCGCCAGCATCCGCGGCGCCTGCGTCGGGCTCGTCGCCCCCGGCTACGCGATGGCGGAGATCGTGGCCGACCGCCTGCTCGGCGGCGAGGCGACCTACCCGGGCGCCGACACGGCCACCAAGCTCAAGCTCTCGGGCGTCGACGTCGCGAGCTTCGGCGACGCGTTCGGCACCACCGAGCGCTCGATGGAGATCGTCTGGGCCGACCCGGTCGCCGGCGTCTACAAGAAGCTCGTGATGTCCGACGACGCGCGCACCCTGCTGGGCGGCGTCTTCGTCGGCGACGCCTCGGCGTACGCGTCGCTGCGCCCGATGGTCGGCGCCGAGCTCCCAGGCGACCCCTCGGCCTACCTGCTTCCCGAGGGCACCGGCGGCGCCCCCGACCTCGAGCTGCCCGAGAGCGCGACCGTCTGCTCGTGCAACAACGTCTCCGCCGGCGAGGTCCGCGCCGCCGTCACCGAGCACGCCTGCACCGACATCGGTGCCGTGAAGGCGTGCACGAAGGCCGGGACGAGCTGCGGCTCCTGCCTGCCGCTGGTGAAGAAGCTCGTCGGCACCGAGCTCGCCCGCCTCGGCATCACCGTCAGCACCGCGCTGTGCGAGCACTTCGCCCTCTCCCGCGCCCAGCTCTACGACGCCGTCCGGCTGGCCGGCACCCGCACCTTCAGCGAGATCGTCGAGCGGTTCGGTCGCACGGGCAGCCGCGGCTGCGACATCTGCCGCCCGGTGGTCGCCTCGATCCTCGCGACGACGGCGCCCGCGCACGTCCTCGAGGGCGAGCGCGCCTCGCTGCAGGACACCAACGACCACGTGATGGCCAACATCCAGAAGGACGGCTCCTACTCGGTCGTGCCGCGGATGGCGGGCGGCGAGGTGACGCCCGAGGGGCTCATCGCGATCGGTGAGGTGGCCCGCGACTACGGCCTCTACACGAAGATCACGGGCGGCCAGCGCGTGGACATGTTCGGCGCCCGCATCGACCAGCTGCCCGAGATCTGGGCCAGGCTGATCGACGCCGGCTTCGAGTCCGGCCACGCCTACGGCAAGTCGCTGCGCACCGTGAAGTCGTGCGTGGGCTCGACCTGGTGCCGGTTCGGGGTGCAGGACTCGGTCGCCCTCGCCGTGCTTCTGGAGCTGCGCTACCGCGGCCTGCGCTCGCCGCACAAGATCAAGCTCGGCGTCTCCGGCTGCGCCCGCGAGTGCGCCGAGGCCCGCGGCAAGGACGTCGGCGTCATCGCCACCGACAACGGCTGGAACGTCTACGTCGGCGGCAACGGCGGCTTCACGCCGCGGCACGCGCAGCTGCTCGCCGAGGACCTCGACACCGACACCCTCATCCGCGTCATCGACCGCTTCCTCCTCTACTACGTCCGCACCGCCGACCGGCTGCAGCGCACGGCCCCGTGGATCGAGGACCTCGAGGGCGGCCTCGACACGGTGCGAGCCGTGGTCCTGGAGGACTCCCTCGGCATCGCCGCGGATCTCGACGCCGAGATGGACGCCCACGTCGCGGAGTACGTCGACGAGTGGCGAGCCACCCTGGAGGACCCCGAGAAGCTGCGAAAGTTCGCCCCGTTCGTGAACGCGCCCGGCGTGAGCGACCCCGACCTGCAGTACGTCCCCGTCCGCGGCCAGATGCGCCCGGCCACCGCGGCCGAGCGCCGCGAGGGCGCCGTCCTCGTCGCCCCCGCCACCCTGGAGGTCCGCTCGTGA
- a CDS encoding ThiF family adenylyltransferase, translating to MRLPPLVEPGPALAAAESLRTSRQTLLPEIGESGQRRLAAARVLVIGAGGLGAPVLAYLAAAGVGTIGIVDDDVVDLSNLHRQVIHSAASVGEPKVASAARRLRELAPDVAVVQHGVRLDDANATELLTGWDLVLDGTDTFPTRYLVSDTCAALGVPVVWGSVLRFDAQVSVFWSQPPGDVAGITLRDLFPEPPAPGTVPSCAEAGVLGALCGIVGAMMATEAIKLIVGAGDVLLGRVAVVDALTMRIREVPLVGGTPARERSSSRRTAAIREPERSRGQATVEIGATRYLELEGSVVLLDVREPAEFAADALAGAVNVPISALGQAERSGTAALATLLDDAGVPADATLVTYCAAGIRSVRALGPLAVVGRTALALTPAGVDELRTLARTAGQR from the coding sequence GTGCGCCTCCCTCCCCTCGTCGAGCCCGGTCCGGCCCTCGCGGCCGCCGAGTCGCTCCGCACCTCGCGCCAGACCCTGCTGCCCGAGATCGGCGAGAGCGGACAGCGACGCCTCGCGGCCGCGCGCGTCCTCGTGATCGGCGCCGGCGGGCTCGGCGCCCCCGTGCTGGCCTACCTCGCCGCAGCGGGCGTCGGCACGATCGGGATCGTCGACGACGACGTGGTCGACCTGTCCAACCTGCACCGCCAGGTCATCCACTCCGCCGCGTCGGTGGGCGAGCCCAAGGTCGCGAGCGCCGCCCGGCGACTGCGCGAGCTCGCGCCGGACGTCGCCGTCGTGCAGCACGGGGTGCGGCTCGACGACGCCAACGCGACCGAGCTCCTCACCGGCTGGGACCTCGTGCTCGACGGCACCGACACCTTCCCCACCCGGTACCTCGTCTCCGACACGTGCGCCGCGCTGGGGGTGCCGGTCGTCTGGGGCTCCGTGCTGCGGTTCGACGCCCAGGTCTCGGTCTTCTGGTCGCAGCCGCCGGGCGACGTCGCGGGCATCACGCTCCGCGACCTGTTCCCGGAGCCGCCCGCGCCGGGCACCGTGCCCTCGTGCGCCGAGGCGGGGGTGCTCGGGGCGCTGTGCGGGATCGTCGGCGCGATGATGGCGACCGAGGCGATCAAGCTGATCGTCGGTGCCGGCGACGTGCTGCTGGGCCGGGTCGCCGTGGTCGACGCCCTGACGATGCGGATCCGCGAGGTCCCGCTGGTGGGCGGCACACCGGCGCGAGAACGGTCCAGCTCGCGGCGGACGGCCGCGATCCGCGAGCCCGAGCGTTCTCGCGGCCAGGCGACCGTCGAGATCGGGGCCACCCGGTACCTCGAGCTCGAGGGGTCCGTCGTGCTCCTCGACGTGCGCGAGCCGGCCGAGTTCGCGGCCGACGCGCTCGCCGGCGCGGTGAACGTGCCGATCTCGGCGCTCGGCCAGGCCGAGCGGTCGGGCACGGCCGCGCTGGCCACCCTGCTGGACGACGCCGGGGTCCCCGCCGACGCGACCCTCGTCACCTACTGCGCGGCCGGGATCCGGTCGGTCCGCGCGCTCGGACCGCTCGCCGTCGTCGGCCGCACCGCACTCGCCCTGACCCCCGCGGGCGTCGACGAGCTGCGCACCCTCGCGCGGACGGCGGGGCAGCGCTGA